The following proteins are encoded in a genomic region of Montipora foliosa isolate CH-2021 chromosome 8, ASM3666993v2, whole genome shotgun sequence:
- the LOC137967337 gene encoding swi5-dependent recombination DNA repair protein 1 homolog, whose translation MTPENHTEQCNQTEGSVELLSRRQRLLKTIQQKEDSLRKLRLVQMYRNKNDLSQLQALIDKWRAVSQDAAERLLDKIKADPLPTMGQLLAKLQVSKELIQYSEEDEAFY comes from the exons ATGACCCCTGAGAATCATACTGAGCAGTGTAATCAAACTGAGGGATCTGTTGAACTGCTGTCAAGGAGACAACGTCTACTCAAAACAATCCAGCAAAAGGAAGACTCGTTGAGAAAGCTGAGGCTGGTGCAGATGTATAGAAATAAG AATGACCTTTCTCAGCTCCAAGCTTTGATTGACAAGTGGCGGGCTGTCAGCCAGGATGCTGCTGAAAGACTGTTGGACAAAATCAAAGCAGATCCTTTGCCTACAATGGGCCAACTCTTGGCAAAGCTTCAAGTTAGTAAGGAACTTATCCAATATTCCGAGGAAGATGAAGCATTCTACTGA